The Lottiidibacillus patelloidae genome includes the window CCGGAACAACCAGCACCTATGATTAACACGTCGCATGAAATATTCTCGTTTAACTGCTCATAAGTAGGGGCATCTAGGTAGGTTTGTGGCCAAAAATATGTTCCACTATGGAGATCCATTATTACTTTCCTTTCGTAATCAGACATTCACTTATAGTATGCGCAGCAAATAATTAGAAATGTAACGTGTGAAATGATTACCAATTAACAAAGAAATTTGTTAAAGTAATATTGGAAGCTAAACATTTATTAAAGTGCTTACATAGATGAAATATTGACATACTAATAATATTTGAATGGAGGGAATTTTCATGGCAAAAGTATTAGATAGTTTTTTACAAGATAACTTAGAGGACTTAAAAACAAGAGGGTTATACAATGAAATTGATCCATTAGAAAGCCCAAATGGACCGACTATTAAAATTGGTGGCAAAGAGCTTATTAACTTATCTTCCAATAACTATTTAGGATTAGCAACAGATGACAGATTAAAAAAAGCAGCAATTGACGCTGTAAATACATATGGTGTTGGTGCAGGTGCTGTACGAACAATTAACGGAACAATGAAGTTACATCTAGAATTAGAAGAAACAATTGCAAGTTTTAAAAAGACAGAGGCGGCTATTGCATATCAATCTGGATTTAACTGTAACATGGCTGCTATATCAGCTGTAATGAATAAAAATGATGCCATTCTTTCAGATGAATTGAATCACGCATCAATTATTGATGGATGTCGCCTTTCTAAAGCGAAAATCATTCGAGTGAAACACTCAGATATGGATGACTTACGTGCAAAAGCAAAAGAAGCAACAGAATCTGGATTATACAATAAAGTAATGGTTATTACTGACGGTGTTTTCTCGATGGATGGTGACGTTGCTAAACTTCCGGAAATTGTAGAGATAGCTGAAGAATTTGATTTAATAACATATGTCGATGATGCTCATGGCTCTGGCGTGTTAGGTAAAGGTGCAGGAACTGTAAAGCATTTCGGTCTACAAGATAAAGTTGATTTTCAAATTGGAACTCTATCTAAAGCAATTGGTGTAATTGGTGGTTATGTCGCTGGAAAGAAACAGTTAATTGATTGGTTAAAAGTAAGTAGCCGTCCATTTTTGTTTTCAACAGCTTTAACACCTGCTGATGTAGCTGCTGCAAAAAGAGCAATAGAGATACTTGCAGAAAGCACTGAATTGCATGACAAGCTTTGGGAAAGCGGAAATTACTTGAAAAAAGGTTTAAGTGAGTTGGGCTTTGATATTGGAGAAAGTGAAACACCTATTACACCTGTTATTATTGGTGATGAAGTAAAAACACAAGCATTCAGTAAACGTTTAAATGAAGAAGGCGTATATGCAAAGTCAATTGTGTTCCCAACTGTACCAAAAGGAACTGGGCGAGTACGTAATATGCCAACAGCCGCTCATACAGAAGAAATGTTAGATAAAGCTATAGCTATTTATGAAAAAGTTGGAAAAGAAATGGGCATTATATAAAATTACATTTGCTTAGTACGGAGGATACAATATGAAAAAGATTTTAATAACCGGAGCATTAGGTCAAATTGGCTCTGAATTAACGATGAAACTAAGAAATGAATATGGCCATGAAAATGTTATTGCCACCGATATTCGCCAACCTGAAAGTGAGGTTGTAACTTCAGGGCCGTTTGAACTACTTGATGTAACTGACCATGAAAAAATGTTAGCGATAGCGAAGAAGTATAATGTCGATACGATTATGCATTTAGCTGCACTATTATCGGCAACAGCGGAGGCAAAACCACTATTAGCATGGAATTTAAACATGGGTGGCCTAGTTAATGCCCTTGAAGTAGCTCGTGAATTAAATTGTAAATTTTTCACGCCTAGTTCCATTGGAGCATTTGGTCCGAGTACGCCAAAAGATAACACGCCACAAGATACGATTCAACGTCCAACGACAATGTATGGGGTGAATAAAGTTTCTGGAGAACTATTATGTGACTATTACTATCAAAAATTTGGAGTAGATACACGTGGGTTACGTTTTCCGGGTTTAATCTCTTATGCAGCTCCTCCAGGTGGAGGTACGACGGATTATGCAGTAGATATATACTATAAAGCATTAGAAGAAGGTAAATATACTTCCTACATTAATAAAGGTACATACATGGACATGATGTATATGCCAGACGCGCTAAATGCTATTGTAGATTTAATGGAAGCAGACCCTTCAAAATTAATTCACCGTAATTCCTTTAACGTAACAGCGATGAGTTTTGAACCGGAAGAGATTGCTGCAGAAATACGTAAGCATATTCCACAGTTTGAAATTAGTTATGATGTTGACCCGGTACGACAAGGAATTGCTGATAGCTGGCCAAATGCGATTGACCCAACTTGTGCTAAAGAAGAGTGGGGCTTTAAAGCAAAGTATGATTTAGCTAGCATGACGAAAGATATGCTAAGCAAACTAAAGGCGAAATAAATAAAAGTATTTGAAAAAGCTACCCATTTTAAATTAACGGGTTCGGTTGCTGGGGAGAAAACATTAAATAACATTATATTTAGAGACATAATTCGTAGATGAATTATCGTCTCTTTTTTTATTACTATATCAATGGTTTTAAGAAATTAACATATGAATTAGCATTACTTTTGACACTAATTTTAGCAACACAACATAAATTTATGCGGTGTTGCTAAAATTAGTGCTAAAATTAGTGCTAAAACTGGTGTGAATTGGTTATACTATTAGTATGCTAATTTTCAGACTGGAGGTATATAAGGATGAAATTCATTAAACCAAAGAACGATAACGCTGAAAATGTAGATTGGCTTGTATCAGAACGTGTAAGGAATTTAGTAAAAACTTATGCAGAATACACGGAATATACCGAAAGTGAAATTGTGAATAGGTTCCTATTAAATCTTCTTGATGACAGAGACTTCATTGCTTGGATTGAAAGCAAAAGAAACAATCGAAGAATTGTAAAACAGCTTGAGATTGAAGGGTTAGTAGGTGACGAAAAGATTGGCTAAATTAAAACGTTTGGCTACAAGAGAAGATGGAAATTTAGTGGATGTCCTCTCGCCTCTTTCAATGAGTGAAATCGGTGAGAGAAACAAAGATTATAATGTTCTCACTCCAAAACAGTTTGGTACAAAATATAAAGATTTACTTTTCGCCCCAACTGAATTTACGTGGGATGGTTTCACATATCAAATTCAATACAATCATTGTGCGAATCCGTATTGTAAGTACCATAGTCAACCGCAAGTGAAGTACCCGACTAAAGGAAAACCTACCCGTTATAAACTTTCAGGCATTTCAACACACAAATCTATAAAATGCAATCCAGACCCAACAGGTACTGCTGGAGGTGTATTAGGTTGCTACACCTCCACTTTATCTAACTGGTCTGTTGCTCAAGAAATCCAACGTCTCGTTCGAATAAATTCAGTACAAGATAATGAACCTAATTATGTATTTCACAAGGCAGGGTGTATAGCTGAAGTTTCAACACCATTTACCGAGCCTGAATCGTTCTATAAACAAGGTAAAGGTAGATTAGGGACCCAAAGATTTCAATGTAAAATCTGTAAAAAGAAAACAACATTAACACCTGGTAGAGAACAATCTTCTACCTATAATCAAAAACGAAATGAAATCAACCTATCATTTGCAAAACTACTATTAAGTCGAACGCCTGTAACGAAAACTTGTGAATTTTTAGGGATTGGCAGAGGAACCTATTACGATAAATTAGAATTCCTCTATCGTAGATGCTTAGAATTTTTAGAAAGACACGAAATCAAACCCTTACAAAAATTAGAATTCAAAGAAATGTGGGTTAATACAGATAAAATGACCTACTATTTGAACAATGTACGTCAAAAAGGAATGGGCGGCAGCCGATACGATGATGTAGAAGAAAATCAGTTCCCTACTCACACTGTTGTATCTGCTGATGTGGAATCTCGGTATGTGTTTCGAGGTGACGTAGCCTATGATTGGGAAGTCGCACTTGGAGATATTGCCTTAGATACAGTCTTACAAAAAGAAGACCATTTAAATGAATTTGCTAAAAAACACGCTCATTATCCAAAGTTTAGTCATTATCCTCAGCCTCCTTCTGCTAACGATACTCAAAATAAAAGCGAGTATTATAAGGAACTTACTTTGGTGGAACGAAGAGCCAAATATACAGATGGTTTACACGTCGGTTCGACTTACACAACAATTGCACATCTATGGCTTATTAAACAACTTGTAAAGGCAAGAGAATGGCGTTTTGTGACCGATGAAGACCATTCGCTTATGACTTCTATCAATCGTGTCTTTTCGAAGGAAATACGACTATCTGACGCTCATCATTTTCTTTGTCAAACGGATAAGACCAAAACAAGAAAACAAGCTCGTGAAGAATTCGTACAAGCGAGAGTGGATTTAATAAATTGGGGAACACTGCGAGGCTATGGAACAAGGTCATTACGAAAACTAGCTTACCTTCAAATGTCGGAGTTATTTGAAACACACACTTTTCATAAAGAAGTGATAACACCATCTGGAACTCATTTGGAGTATGCTGACAACCCTATTTTACATCCGCTCGCCACTATTGATAGAGGTAAGCGTTCTGTGGATTGCACAACGAATCTATCGTCCCTAGAACCAAAGGATGTAGCTTCGTTGATGTTGAACGTAAATGATAATGCTACTAACACATTCATTCATCATATTCGAAGAAGTATATCTATCCTTGAAAGACCTCTGACAACAGCACGCGGTGATGGTAAAACTTATATCTACTCAAATTTCAACCCGAAATATGCACAAATGGCTATAACTATTCTTCGAACCTATTACAACTTTTGTAAGCCTTATAAGACGAAAGATATAACTGCAACACCCGCACAACGGTTGGGTTTAACTGATAAACAATTCTCTTTAAAAGATATAATTTACCTTAGATAAATCATCCTATTTTTAATGGGATGATATTTTTTTGAAGGAATACCTTGCATAATTAAGTAATATTATTTATAGTGAAATAGGAGGTGAGATTATGGAAGTAAATAAAGAAGTTTTAAAAGGTCATATTGATACGTTGATTTTGTCGCTTTTACATAGTCAGGATATGTATGGGTATGAATTAGCTAAATTAGTGAGAGAAAAAAGCGAAGAACAATTCGAACTAAAGGAAGGAACGCTTTATTTGTCTTTAAAGCGATTAGAAAAAAATGAATGGATTTCTTCTTATTGGGGTGATGAACAAGGACCTGGAGGAAGAAGAAAATATTATAAACTTACGCCTTTAGGTGAAGAAGGGTTTGTAGAAAAGCGTAAGGAATGGCAATTTGTTAAACAAATTATTGATAAATTTATTGAAGGGGGAGATAAAGTATGAAACAGATAGAAAAGTTTGTGGATGAGGTTTATCAAAGTGCAAGTGGAAACAAAAAAGAAATAGAAGAGTTAAAAAAAGAGATGAAAAATCATCTGTTAGAATCGGTTCACGAATTGAAATCAGAAGGAAAGAGTGAACAAGAAGCAATTGAGCTTGCAATAGAAAGATTTGGCGGAGAAAAAGAAATACGTTCTGTTGTGGGACAACTGTTTAAAGCACAAAAAGTATTTGCAAAATGGATGCTTAATTTTGCATTAGTTTTTCTTGTACTAGGTTCAGTGATATTTGCAACAATGATGTTTATCGGTGATAAAAATTATGAAAAAAGTGAAGAAGTAGCTTTCAACTTACTGGAACGTCTAGGTGAAAGCGAAGTATTGACGGCGGAAATAAAAAAAGAGATTACAACGATAGTTGAAGAAAATGAAACAATTAAACGAATTGAGGTTTTTAATCTTGATAACAACCCTGATGCTTTAAGAGGAGAACCAGATTTTATGTACCAAAAGGATATTTGGATATCAGAAGTATTTGGTAACGGTTGGGACAATAGTGGAACCGATGAAGAACACGTTTGGTTTGTTGGTATTGGTACGAAAATCCACGATAGTTTAGCATTTAATATATTTCTTGTAGGTGTTTCAATATATTGGGTTTTATTTACTCTTTGGGCGATTATCAATGCTCATCATAGAAACCGCTTGAATGCTGGATGGATTATTGCATTTGCTTTCTTCAATGTTATTGGTTATCTGGTTTATTCTTTGAGAGGGAAAAATGCAGCACTTTCTGACAAATAAGAAAGCAAAAAACGCTCAGGACTACCTGGGCGTTTTTATATGTTATTTTAGTTGTTATTTCTTTGTTAAAACATTAGTTAATTGATGTCTTATTTACAGTAATATTTTGCATTTTCTCCTCAACAACCGAACCCGTTAATTTTAAATAGGGTAGTTTTTTTTTGTAACGTATACGCGAAAATAAAAAAAGTAGAAAAATAAAGAAGTATATTAAAATACACCATTACCTTACCATAGTTTTTTGGTATAATTTAATAGAATATTAAAATTATTTAACCGTCAAGTAGTGAAGGGTGAGAAATTTGGGCAGTTTAACTAGTGTTGAGATGGCCGTTTTAATATTAGTACCATTATTAGCATTATCCATTTATTTTAATTTGGCAACATTAACAGCGGATGAAAAAGACGGAAAGAAAAAAGGGCTGATTACAATAGCTAAGGAAGCGATTGCCAAAAGCCTATCTAATAGACGACGAAGCTATAGAATTAATTTTATGGATGAAAAGCAAAGTTGTTATTTAACTGTTATTAATGTTGGAGACAAAAATGTGAATGAAAAACCTATTGAAGGTAAAGGTAGATTAGTAGATATTAGTGGCACAGGCATGAGAGTTATATTTGATCAACATTTACCTGTACGAGATAAAGTTATTGTAGCGGTGAAATTCGCACTAGAAGAGGATTTTAAATTAGAAGGGCATGTAGTTAGAAAAACAGAAACATATAAAGATTCTTTAATAACATATGGCATCGATTTTAAAAAAATATCAGTAGTTGATGAAAGTCGCCTAATAAGAATTATCATGTCTTTTAACCGTGACAAGAAGCGGTCAACTTTACCTAAACGAAAAAAACTAAATAGAACAATATAGAAAATGCCAAAATAAGCTCGCTATTAAGTGAGTTTTTTTGTTTAAAAATTCTTAAAACATTGACACTTCATAAGTGGAGTCCTTAAAATTAATTTAGACTGTATAAACAAGGAGGAAAAAATGAATAAAAATTCCTTTCAATTAACGGAAAGTTTTGCAATGGAACTTGATAAAGCAGATGTATTAAATAAATACCGAGATGAATTCTACCTGCAGCCTAACAGCATTTATATGGATGGAAATTCATTAGGATTAATATCAAAGAGAGCAGAGAAGACACTTTTAGAGTCGATAGAGGATTGGAAAACATTAGGGATAGATGGCTGGTTAGAAGGTAAGCACCCGTGGTTTTATCTATCAGAACGATTAGGTTCGTTAACTGCCCCTTTAGTTGGTGCTTTAACAGAAGAAGTAATAGTAACTGGTTCTACTACAGTGAACTTACATCAGTTGGTAGCTACGTTTTACCAACCAAAAGGAAAACGTACTAAAATCTTAGCAGATGAATTAAATTTCCCTTCTGACATCTACGCACTTCAAAGTCAGTTGAAGCTTAAAGGCTATGATCCAAATGAGCATTTGGTCCGAGTGGAAAGCCGTGATGGTAGATTAATAGAGGAAGATGATATTATTGCTGCAATGTCGGATGAAATTGCCTTAATTATATTACCAACAGTTCTTTACCGAAGCGGACAACTACTTGATATGGAAAGGTTAACAAAAGAAGCTCACGACCGTGGAATACTAATTGGCTTTGATGGATGTCACTCTGTTGGTGCAATCCCTCATGAATTAAGCAAGTGGGGCGTTGACTTTGCATATTGGTGTAATTATAAATACTTAAATAGTGGACCTGGTGGAGTTGCTAGCTTGTATGTAAATAAAAAACATTTTAATCAGGTTCCTGGACTTACTGGTTGGTTTGGATCAAGTAAAGATAAGCAGTTTGATATGGAGCATATTTTTACACCTGCAGAGCACGCGGGAGCTTTCCAAATAGGGACTCCACATGTATTTAGCACTGCACCATTGTTAGGGTCATTAGAAATTTTCACAGAAGCTACAATTGATAAGGTTCGTGAAAAATCACTCTATAGCACTGCTTATATGATGTACTTAATGGAAAGTGAGCTTGCAGGTTTAGGATTTGAAATCGGAAACCCAAGAGACGATGTTCGCCGCGGTGGTCATGTATGTTTAGAACATAAGGAAGCGGCAAGGATATGTAAGGCACTAAAAGCTAATGGTGTAATTCCAGATTTCCGTTCACCGAACATTATTCGCTTAGCACCGATTGCGTTATACAACACATACCATGATGTTTGGAAAGTAATTCAAATTTTAAAACGTATAATGAATGATAAAGAATATGAAAAATTTGAAAACAAACGTGGAGTAGTAGCCTAAGGGGGACGTTCGAATATGAGTTTAATTGATATTTCTCGCCCTTTACAAAAAGGTGTTCCGAATTGGCCAGGGGATACGGAGTTTAACTACGAAGTAAGCTGGTCAAAAGAACAAAGTGGTTCTGTAAATGTAGGGAAAATAACAATGAGTATTCATACAGGTACACATATTGATTCGCCATTTCACTTTGATAATGAAGGGAAAAAAGTGAAAGATTTAGATATTAATATTTATGTTGGTGAAGCACTAGTAGTCGATATGACTGGAAAAGATAGTATTGGCGCAGATGACCTAAAGCACATCGACTTCGAGGGTGTCGAAAGAATATTATTAAAAACGAACTCATGGAAAGATGCCACTATTTTCCCGGAAACAATTACGTATTTACGTCCAGATATTGGACAATTTCTATCGGAACAAGGTGTAAGACTAATTGGTGTGGATGTTCCATCTGTTGACCCATTAAATAGCAAAGAGCTAGAAGCACATCATGGCCTTCATAAACATGAGATTTATATATTAGAGGGAATTAACTTGGAACATATTGTACCAGGCCGCTACGAACTAATGGCCTTACCTCTAGCATTAAGTGAGGCAGATGGTAGTCCTGTGCGAGCAGTATTAAAACCAATCCTTTAGGAGGAATAAAAATGAATCAAAACAAACTATCAGATTATGAAAAGTATATTCGTACTGAAGAATTACTGAACTTACAAAAGAAACAAGAAGAACTTTGTTGTGAGGATGAGTTAACATTCCAAATGGTTCACCAAATTGCCGAATTACATTTTAAATTAATCTTACAATATTTAGACTTAGCTAAAAAGCATATGGAAAACAAAGAAATTATCGAAGCTACAGCGCAAATGAAACGTGTTAATTTACAAGTGAAACATGTCCCAGAAGTGTTCAGCATGACTAAGGTTATTAGTCCAAGAGACTACCATACGATCCGTCTTTCACTAGGGCAAGGAAGTGGGCAAGATTCGCCAGGGTTTAATGCAATTTTAAAAGAAGGACCAACACTTTATGAGCCGTTTGCAAAGTTACTTGAAAATAGAAACTTAACAGCACTTGAACTGCATAAAACATTTAGAGAGAACTTTGATTTATATGAACTCATGAAAGAGATGAACCAATTTGACGAAGCGTTCCAAAGCTTTCGTTATCATCATTTTCAAATTGTGCGTCGCATGATCGGTATAAATACAAATAGCTTAAAAGGCGTTCCTGCTCAAATGTTACAAAAAGGCATGCGCCAAGAGTTTTATCCAGAACTTTGGCAAGCGGTATGCGAACTTACTGATTGGACTGGAAGTAGTTATGACGCAAAACCATTAGAAGATTAGCAGATTTTAGACTCGCAAATTTTTTGCGGGTCTTTTTTGCGCCTTAAAACTGGTCAAGTAACGTATTCAGTATAACTGTATATGTCATAAGGTCTATTACAGTTTTGTACATCCGGCATATTTTGAGTGAACAAAAGTCCAAACATCATTAAACTCTATTGCTTTCGTTTCAATTACAGTGCTTAATGAAATGTATAAATATTCTGTATATTAAGTTGCTTTTGAAATGAAATTAGGAGGAGTTAAGATGAACAGAAAAGGAACAGGTAAGTTTTTGAAAGTGCTATCAACAGCATTTTTAACAAGTCAGCTTTTATTTGTTGGAAGTGGATCAGCTTTTACTAATCTACCAAGCTCTGATATTTCTTCTGTAGAAAGCGGAGTTATGTTGCCACCTCATGAGGATGGGCACGACCATTCCGAAACACGAATCTTTGATGTGAGAGAAAGCATGCAAGTCTTTAAACCTACTGAGGATCAAATAAATGCTGTCAGTAAACTAGGATCTAAAGTTCATATTAAGTGGAATGAAAAATTCGGAACGCCTTCAATGATTGTGAAAAATGAAGGTTATTTAACTGCTGCTACTAGTGGTGATGCAGTGACAATTGCTCGAAATTGGCTAGAGGAAAATGCAGCAATTTACGGATTAACGGCAGCAGATATTGCAAACTTTAAAGTAATTAGAGACTTTGAATTACCTGGTACTGGATTGCACCCAGTGACATTCCAGCAAACATTTAACGGAATTGAATCGGTCTACGGAGGACGGATTATCGTAGCTGTAAATAGAGACGGGAAGATACTTTCAGTTACAGGAAACCCAAGTCGTTCCGCTAAGTTAATTGGTGAATATAAGCTAACGGCAGCTGATGCGTTAATGAAAGCAGTCGCTTTGCACAAACCAATAGTTAATTTCATGCCAGAAGCATTAGAAGACGAAAATGGATGGGACGTATTTTCAGGATTAGAGGTATTCCCAACTGTCCAGCGTGTGAAAAAAGCTGCTTTTATTACGAATGACGGTGTTCGTCCAGCATTCCGTGTTTTATATGTAGAAGAGCTGGATAAAGGGTTTGAAATTGTAATTGATGCAGAAACAGGAAAGAAACTGTATCAACGTTCATTAGTTGATCATTTAACAGGGGCTGCTGAAGGATTAATTTTTGAAAACTTCCCAGGTTCAAAAGATGGTGGTGGTTATCAAACAGTTAAGTCGTTTGCAGGTGATCCTATAGCCTCTCCTTTAGGTTGGATATTCTCAAATACAGGTGCGACAAGTGTTACGACACTAGGTAACAATGCTGATACATTCGCGAACTGGAGTAACTTTTTAGCTCCTGAAGCACCTGGTGTCGTTCGTCCTTATGCAGTAAATGGTAAGTTTAAATATACATTTAAAGATGCTTGGGCAACAACAAACAATGCTAATCCAGAAGGGACAGTAGCAACGTCCTATTCAGAAGACGTGTATAGTGCTACGACAAACCTTTTCTATCATCATAATCTTTTTCATGACTATTTATACAATCTAGGTTGGACAGAGCCTGCTGGTAACATGCAAGCAACCAACATGGGTCGTGGAGGTTTAGACGGAGATCCAATTTTAGGCCTTGTTCAAGCTGGAGCTTTATCTGGAGGGGCACCGACGTATACTGGTCGAGACAATGCGTACATGTTAACACTTCCAGATGGAACAGCAGCATGGAGTGGAATGTTTTTATGGGAGCCAATTGCAGGTGCTTTTGAAGGCGCATATGCAGATGGTGATTTTGATGCAGGGATTATTTATCATGAATACTCTCATGCACTTTCTAATCGTTACGTAGCAGGTGGAGAAGCATTAGGGAGTCATCAAGCTGGCTCAATGGGAGAAGCTTGGGGAGACTTCTTCGCAATGCATTACTTAATGAAAGAAGGATTACAAAAGGAACCAGTGGTAGGTGCTTATGTAACAAATAACAACGAAAGAGGAATTCGTAATTATTCGTTATCTGAATCACCGTATAACTTCGGTGATATTGGTTATGACATTCTTGGACCACAAGTACATGCTGATGGAGAGATTTGGTCTTCAATCTTATGGCATGTTAGAACAGCGCTAATCGATGAGTATGGGAAAGCAGAAGGTGAAAAAGTAATCGAACATCTTGTCATGGATGCAATGCCAATCTCGACTCCAGATCCATCTTTTGATGAAATGCGTACTGCAATTATTGCAGCAGAATACGATCGTTATGGTGGAAAGTATAGCAACACAATTTGGAAGGCATTTGCCCAACGAGGTTTAGGAGAAGGTGCAATCTCTGATGGAAATGATACAGATGTTACTACAACATTCAAGCATCCTGATGCAACAGAAAATGGAAAGCTTGTTGGTACATTTATTAATAAAGATACAAAAGAGCCTTTAGAAGGAATTAGAGTAATTGTCGGGCAGTTTGAAGCTCGTACTAGTGAAGTTGTAAAAACAGATGAAAACGGAAACTTTGCTTTTGATATAGTAGATGGCACGTATGATATCACTGTTCAAGCACAAGGATTTGGCTCTCATACATTTAAAAATGTGATAATTACTAAAGGGAAAACAACTAAACTTAACAAACAGCTATCACCTAACTTGGCATCAATGTTTAACGGAGCAACAATTTCTCCTAACAGTACAGATGAACAAGAAAGTAATCCATTAAAGAATGCAATAGACGATACAGAAGGAAGTGTTTACGCTTCTTCCGTACAAGAAAATGGATTTATGGGAACTGAGTTTATTGTCGACTTGGCAGGTGATGAGCCAGTAACCATTTCACACATTCAAGTAAGTGCATTTAAGGACATTGCTAAATCTCGTTATGCTACTTTAAAGGATTTCGAAGTTCAAGTATCTGAAGATGGCTTGAATTGGCAAACAGTTGTGGATGATACATTTACTTACGGTTTACCAAGACCAGCTACTCCAGATTTACATTATAGAGGATTTGATATTAATCCTGTTACAGCAAAATATTTAAAATTAGTTGCTAAAAGCTCACAATATAATGGAAAAGGATATATCCAGGTTGGAGAAATTCAAGCATTTTCATCAAAGAGTAATGATGTTGAACAAATTGAAATTGCACCGCTACCAGACTTCGAATCAGGACCATTCACAATTCTAGGTGGTAATGCTGCAAATGGAATTGGTCAATTAGCTGGTGTAGATGCTACTGGTGGAGTAACAGAAAATGAGTTTATAACTACTCAAAATCCTAACCCTGTTTCACAAGGTGTGGATGGTTATGTCATTACACTCCCATCAAATGATGGAGACCGTTATAATTACGGAGGTTATAATGTAAGTGTCATTGGAGATAACTCAACGGCACTAGATTTAGATGTATACTTCTACGATAAAAACTTTAGTCTCATTGGTTCCATCGCAACTTCGGGCGCGAATGAATCTGGAGTAATCCCTGGTGGAACACGCTATATTTTTGTAGCATTATACACAGGAGCTAATGTTACAGTAAACGTAAAAGCAATAAGTCCATACTAGAAAAAAGGGATGCCAAATTAATTGGCATCCCTTTCTAGTAAAGTAAATTTTGGTATTTGCAACAGCGTATGAAAATGATTAAATTAC containing:
- a CDS encoding glycine C-acetyltransferase, producing MAKVLDSFLQDNLEDLKTRGLYNEIDPLESPNGPTIKIGGKELINLSSNNYLGLATDDRLKKAAIDAVNTYGVGAGAVRTINGTMKLHLELEETIASFKKTEAAIAYQSGFNCNMAAISAVMNKNDAILSDELNHASIIDGCRLSKAKIIRVKHSDMDDLRAKAKEATESGLYNKVMVITDGVFSMDGDVAKLPEIVEIAEEFDLITYVDDAHGSGVLGKGAGTVKHFGLQDKVDFQIGTLSKAIGVIGGYVAGKKQLIDWLKVSSRPFLFSTALTPADVAAAKRAIEILAESTELHDKLWESGNYLKKGLSELGFDIGESETPITPVIIGDEVKTQAFSKRLNEEGVYAKSIVFPTVPKGTGRVRNMPTAAHTEEMLDKAIAIYEKVGKEMGII
- a CDS encoding L-threonine 3-dehydrogenase; the encoded protein is MKKILITGALGQIGSELTMKLRNEYGHENVIATDIRQPESEVVTSGPFELLDVTDHEKMLAIAKKYNVDTIMHLAALLSATAEAKPLLAWNLNMGGLVNALEVARELNCKFFTPSSIGAFGPSTPKDNTPQDTIQRPTTMYGVNKVSGELLCDYYYQKFGVDTRGLRFPGLISYAAPPGGGTTDYAVDIYYKALEEGKYTSYINKGTYMDMMYMPDALNAIVDLMEADPSKLIHRNSFNVTAMSFEPEEIAAEIRKHIPQFEISYDVDPVRQGIADSWPNAIDPTCAKEEWGFKAKYDLASMTKDMLSKLKAK
- a CDS encoding insertion element protein; translation: MAKLKRLATREDGNLVDVLSPLSMSEIGERNKDYNVLTPKQFGTKYKDLLFAPTEFTWDGFTYQIQYNHCANPYCKYHSQPQVKYPTKGKPTRYKLSGISTHKSIKCNPDPTGTAGGVLGCYTSTLSNWSVAQEIQRLVRINSVQDNEPNYVFHKAGCIAEVSTPFTEPESFYKQGKGRLGTQRFQCKICKKKTTLTPGREQSSTYNQKRNEINLSFAKLLLSRTPVTKTCEFLGIGRGTYYDKLEFLYRRCLEFLERHEIKPLQKLEFKEMWVNTDKMTYYLNNVRQKGMGGSRYDDVEENQFPTHTVVSADVESRYVFRGDVAYDWEVALGDIALDTVLQKEDHLNEFAKKHAHYPKFSHYPQPPSANDTQNKSEYYKELTLVERRAKYTDGLHVGSTYTTIAHLWLIKQLVKAREWRFVTDEDHSLMTSINRVFSKEIRLSDAHHFLCQTDKTKTRKQAREEFVQARVDLINWGTLRGYGTRSLRKLAYLQMSELFETHTFHKEVITPSGTHLEYADNPILHPLATIDRGKRSVDCTTNLSSLEPKDVASLMLNVNDNATNTFIHHIRRSISILERPLTTARGDGKTYIYSNFNPKYAQMAITILRTYYNFCKPYKTKDITATPAQRLGLTDKQFSLKDIIYLR
- a CDS encoding PadR family transcriptional regulator, which encodes MEVNKEVLKGHIDTLILSLLHSQDMYGYELAKLVREKSEEQFELKEGTLYLSLKRLEKNEWISSYWGDEQGPGGRRKYYKLTPLGEEGFVEKRKEWQFVKQIIDKFIEGGDKV
- a CDS encoding permease prefix domain 1-containing protein; translated protein: MKQIEKFVDEVYQSASGNKKEIEELKKEMKNHLLESVHELKSEGKSEQEAIELAIERFGGEKEIRSVVGQLFKAQKVFAKWMLNFALVFLVLGSVIFATMMFIGDKNYEKSEEVAFNLLERLGESEVLTAEIKKEITTIVEENETIKRIEVFNLDNNPDALRGEPDFMYQKDIWISEVFGNGWDNSGTDEEHVWFVGIGTKIHDSLAFNIFLVGVSIYWVLFTLWAIINAHHRNRLNAGWIIAFAFFNVIGYLVYSLRGKNAALSDK
- a CDS encoding PilZ domain-containing protein, giving the protein MGSLTSVEMAVLILVPLLALSIYFNLATLTADEKDGKKKGLITIAKEAIAKSLSNRRRSYRINFMDEKQSCYLTVINVGDKNVNEKPIEGKGRLVDISGTGMRVIFDQHLPVRDKVIVAVKFALEEDFKLEGHVVRKTETYKDSLITYGIDFKKISVVDESRLIRIIMSFNRDKKRSTLPKRKKLNRTI